Proteins encoded in a region of the Antedon mediterranea chromosome 2, ecAntMedi1.1, whole genome shotgun sequence genome:
- the LOC140040613 gene encoding mannose-1-phosphate guanylyltransferase regulatory subunit alpha-A-like isoform X2 produces the protein MLKAVILIGGPQKGTRFRPLSLELPKPLFPVAGFPIIYHHIEACCMVSEVKEILLIGFYQPSEALNRFIQTTQQKFKINIRYLQEYTSLGTAGGLYHFRDQILSGNPEGFFVFNGDVCCDFPLNDMYTFHKNLPNGTKYTILATEATRKQSLNYGCLVENPETHEVLHYVEKPQTFVSSIINGGVYLLSPEIFDRIGRVFQLNQNEIFSCDSFTQAKDCIRFEQDIFTPLAGTGSLFVFKTQGFWSQIKSAGSAIYANRLYLGLYHRNHPEILALNEDGKPKIIGDVYIHPKANVDPSATLGPNVTVGENVTIGAGVRVRESILLPGATLQDHCCILNSIVGWNSLVGAWSRVEGTPSDPNPNDKHAKIDSDALFNSDGRLNPSITILGQHVIVPDETIVLNSIIMPHKELGLSYKNEILL, from the exons ATGTTGAAAGCCGTAATACTTATAGGAGGACCCCAGAAAG GAACTCGTTTTCGACCTCTGTCACTTGAGTTGCCGAAACCTCTGTTTCCAGTAGCTGGCTTTCCCATCATATATCACCACATAGAAGCATGTTGTATG gtaTCTGAAGTCAAAGAAATCCTGTTAATTGGATTCTATCAGCCAAGTGAAGCTCTTAATCGTTTCATCCAAACAACGCAACAAAAGTTTAAGATTAACATTAG ATACCTACAAGAATACACATCCCTAGGAACAGCAGGAGGCCTATATCATTTCAGAGACCAGATACTGAGTGGTAACCCAGAGGGATTCTTTGTTTTCAATGGAGATGTTTGTTGTGATTTCCCTCTCAATGATATGTATACCTTTCATAAGAATCTTCCAAACGGTACAAAGTATACAATATTAGCAACTGAG GCAACCCGAAAGCAATCTTTGAACTATGGATGTCTGGTAGAGAATCCTGAAACTCATGAG GTGCTTCATTATGTGGAGAAACCTCAAACCTTTGTGAGTAGTATTATCAACGGCGGTGTGTACCTCCTGTCACCAGAAATATTTGATAGAATTGGTAGAGTCTTTCAACTAAATCAGAATGAAATATTCAg CTGTGATAGTTTCACTCAGGCTAAAGATTGCATCCGATTTGAACAAGACATCTTTACACCACTAGCTGGCACTGGTAGTCTCTTTGTTTTCAAAACACAAGGATTTTGGAGTCAAATCAAATCTGCCGG ATCAGCCATCTATGCTAATCGTCTGTACCTTGGGCTATACCATCGCAACCACCCTGAAATCTTGGCTCTGAACGAAGATGGAAAACCCAAGATCATAGGAGATGTGTACATTCACCCTAAAGCTAATGTCGACCCTTCTGCAACT CTTGGACCAAATGTAACAGTTGGTGAAAATGTAACAATAGGAGCAGGTGTGAGAGTAAGAGAGTCTATCCTTCTACCAGGTGCAACATTACAG gATCATTGCTGCATCTTGAACAGTATTGTTGGTTGGAACAGTTTGGTTGGTGCCTGGTCAAGGGTCGAAGGCACGCCCTCTGACCCTAATCCGAATGACAAACACGCAAAAATAGATAGTGATGCTTTATTCAACTCTGATGGGCGACTCAATCCATCTATCACTATCTTAG GACAACATGTAATTGTACCGGATGAGACTATCGTTCTCAATTCTATTATCATGCCTCATAAGGAACTTGGACTGTCCTACAAGAACGAAATTTTACTGTGA
- the LOC140040613 gene encoding mannose-1-phosphate guanylyltransferase regulatory subunit alpha-A-like isoform X1 has protein sequence MLKAVILIGGPQKGTRFRPLSLELPKPLFPVAGFPIIYHHIEACCMVSEVKEILLIGFYQPSEALNRFIQTTQQKFKINIRYLQEYTSLGTAGGLYHFRDQILSGNPEGFFVFNGDVCCDFPLNDMYTFHKNLPNGTKYTILATEATRKQSLNYGCLVENPETHEVLHYVEKPQTFVSSIINGGVYLLSPEIFDRIGRVFQLNQNEIFSCDSFTQAKDCIRFEQDIFTPLAGTGSLFVFKTQGFWSQIKSAGSAIYANRLYLGLYHRNHPEILALNEDGKPKIIGDVYIHPKANVDPSATLGPNVTVGENVTIGAGVRVRESILLPGATLQDHCCILNSIVGWNSLVGAWSRVEGTPSDPNPNDKHAKIDSDALFNSDGRLNPSITILGQNVTIPSEVVILNSIVLPHKDLTYSVKNQILL, from the exons ATGTTGAAAGCCGTAATACTTATAGGAGGACCCCAGAAAG GAACTCGTTTTCGACCTCTGTCACTTGAGTTGCCGAAACCTCTGTTTCCAGTAGCTGGCTTTCCCATCATATATCACCACATAGAAGCATGTTGTATG gtaTCTGAAGTCAAAGAAATCCTGTTAATTGGATTCTATCAGCCAAGTGAAGCTCTTAATCGTTTCATCCAAACAACGCAACAAAAGTTTAAGATTAACATTAG ATACCTACAAGAATACACATCCCTAGGAACAGCAGGAGGCCTATATCATTTCAGAGACCAGATACTGAGTGGTAACCCAGAGGGATTCTTTGTTTTCAATGGAGATGTTTGTTGTGATTTCCCTCTCAATGATATGTATACCTTTCATAAGAATCTTCCAAACGGTACAAAGTATACAATATTAGCAACTGAG GCAACCCGAAAGCAATCTTTGAACTATGGATGTCTGGTAGAGAATCCTGAAACTCATGAG GTGCTTCATTATGTGGAGAAACCTCAAACCTTTGTGAGTAGTATTATCAACGGCGGTGTGTACCTCCTGTCACCAGAAATATTTGATAGAATTGGTAGAGTCTTTCAACTAAATCAGAATGAAATATTCAg CTGTGATAGTTTCACTCAGGCTAAAGATTGCATCCGATTTGAACAAGACATCTTTACACCACTAGCTGGCACTGGTAGTCTCTTTGTTTTCAAAACACAAGGATTTTGGAGTCAAATCAAATCTGCCGG ATCAGCCATCTATGCTAATCGTCTGTACCTTGGGCTATACCATCGCAACCACCCTGAAATCTTGGCTCTGAACGAAGATGGAAAACCCAAGATCATAGGAGATGTGTACATTCACCCTAAAGCTAATGTCGACCCTTCTGCAACT CTTGGACCAAATGTAACAGTTGGTGAAAATGTAACAATAGGAGCAGGTGTGAGAGTAAGAGAGTCTATCCTTCTACCAGGTGCAACATTACAG gATCATTGCTGCATCTTGAACAGTATTGTTGGTTGGAACAGTTTGGTTGGTGCCTGGTCAAGGGTCGAAGGCACGCCCTCTGACCCTAATCCGAATGACAAACACGCAAAAATAGATAGTGATGCTTTATTCAACTCTGATGGGCGACTCAATCCATCTATCACTATCTTAG GTCAAAATGTTACCATTCCATCTGAGGTTGTCATTCTCAACTCCATTGTTCTGCCACATAAAGACCTCACATATAGTGTCAAGAACCAGATACTCCTATAG